GGAAGTGAGACAAATTTACATTTATTGCTGCAAACCAATTCTATACAGGTAGACAtacagagggtggacaaaaatattgaAACAATGTACGAAATGCAGGTCTTACATTACatgagattataaatcatatttcacagTGTTACCAGTAAATTTTTACTATAATAATAAGACATGTGGAGACTGATTTAAAGTggtggtaatatgacacagatgctgccaggcagaaatgactttctgcctgagcaacaaggttctattGGTCAGGGGTTCCCATATTTTTTCCACCCCCAGTATCTGCTGTCTGGTGccaccaaatgtttttttttccattgctgctgattattaaagggggtttccgggCAAACACTGTTGATGATCTGCACTTAGCTTAAGGCATTAAtagcagattggtggaggtctgctgCCACTGGTAACCCCTGACCATCAGCTGATAAGAAGCTGTTGTCAGACAGAGTTGCAGTTCCAAATCGTCCACTGCCAAATGGACAGCGTTATAAGCTTTCCAGCAGATTGACAGCCGTTTCTTGCCAGCTGATCATTCCGGGGCCCAAGTGgcaagacctccaccaatctgctattggaggcctatgctaaggataggtcattaatagagatgagtgagcgtactcgctaaggcaaactactcgagcgagtagtgccttatgcgagtacctgcttgctcgtttcaaaagattcgggtgctggcggggggcgaggagagcggggaggaatgggggggggagatctctctcactccctcccccccccccccccccctcgctcccccctgctcactcccgcaacttaccACTCTctgccgccagcacccgaatcttttgagacgagcgggcaggtactcgcattgctcgagtagtttaccttagcgagtacattcgctcatctctagtcattaatgtttgcctggaacacccctttaaaatttTTGGGTATGGCTTAATTTTGTAGTGAGACAAACATCAGAAATATGACATTTCTATGCAAATAACTCCACGGTGCTCTATATGGTTGGTCATTTTAATCTCTGTTACCAGTGGAGTTTACAATCTAGTTTCCCTATGTTAGGCCTAGGCTGCAGTATGATACATCATGCATGAGTCACATAAACCATCAAGAACAAACAGTGTGATATATAGCAATTTCTGCACAAAAGATACTGCACTAAAAAACtagaaaaatataaatatttatacacctatgaaatacatataaaaacacggaggacagaatattctgcaacaccGTTCTGGAATATGTCCTCCTGTGGAACATTCAGCACCAAAATTGGAACTGATAATGTGCAGATttcgatgtggaattgaaaattgcTGAATTCTAAATGGTATATATTTGGCCATGGATTTACTTGTggaaatactgtggattttaacccttgtaaTTCAATAGCTGAAATTGACAGCAGGAATGGACATGTTTTGAATTTAAAAACTGCAGCACTTTTCAAAAAGGCTGCGGATTCATTGTAGAAAATTTCTGCACCATGTAaaagagatttttaaaatcttctCCACATGGCTTATACAGATAGTCCTCTACTTGCCAAAAGGTTcagttccaggagcctgttcacaagtacatttgttcgtatgtccgaacaaatgcttgGATGGAAGGGAtcacgggtggatcccgctccatacaacgtcgggtacaggctgttcttacagccggcacccagcggcagcagttcccaccagccgcgccgcttgtcgaaTCTATTAACACTttgaatgccactgtcagaatagacagcggtatttaaagcgctaacagttccgacaagtggCGCGGCTGGtcagaactgctgctgccgggtgtctgctgtaagaaacagccgacacccgacgttcaggggtcccgtacagtGTCACGGGACACTGTGCAGCCGGGAGCCTTCGGAAAGGCCCAGGGCTGGCTATGCAGAGCGCCTGTCCAGTCCCTGcgcagaatgatgtaatgccatagcattacatcatactgtacaggACAGATCGTTCGCATCTTGCAAATTTCGTAACATGAacattcgcaagtaggggactatctgtactgtaATTGCTGTAGAAAATCCAAAGGAATACCCACAGTGGAAATtccgccatgtgtgaagactGCCTTAAGACTCATTCACACAGCTGTTATAGTATCAAATCCATGACAGCAGAATCTTGAATCTGCAGACTTTTATATGGATCCACATACAGCTGTATCCCCAGTCAAAGAGGCAAATCAATGTGTGACCACCTGACGCAGATTCTTCTTTTCTGTGACATGGATTTTAGTGTCTACTTGCAGGAAAATATCTGCACCGTATGAACTGGGCTGTAgatttccgcagcatgtacaaTGCTAAACTGGCACTGATTAAACTAGATTTGGGTGCAGAATTCCTGAGTGTGAACATGGCTTTAGATACCTGACCTTTTAACACTGgtgatcccaagaacgggggtccccAAGGTCCCTACATGGTTGGAGCAGCAGTTACATATGCGTtcttccactccattcatttccgtGAGAACCGCAGTTAAACATCACTTGCTTCCCTTGATTCCTGTGAAACACATCACCTCCCTTCTTTCAACGTCCCAacatgcagtcccatgtaaaatatCACTCCCATGCCTTAATCCCCtccaacatacagtcccatgtaaaatatCACTTTTCTGCCTTAATccccccacatacagtcccatgtaaaacataATCACTCCCCTGCTTTGATCCCCtccaacatacagtcccatgtaaaaacctccctcccttctcctatATGCACGTGCAGATGGGCTCCATACTGTTGCTTTCTGTTATGAGCGGAGCTCTGTAATCCCTCTATGCCCTGCCCCTTCTGCCAAGTGGCCCCATCCCTCCTGTGACATCATACCTACcaggagcaactccattctagacacGACTGTGACCAGACTAGGGGTAGTTGTGCTGTCCCCTCTACTCATTAttaccctcaacagaccactggAAAACATTTGGGGGTCTGTAAAGATTTAGTGACTCTGGATTCTATGCTACAAAGCAAGATCTTGTGAACTGTCCTACCCAAATTTTAAGAAATAGATTGATCAAATCTTCAATATTTTCACCAAAATCCCATGATCAGTTTGCTCAACATTCCTAGGATAGAATAAACTTATTGTATGGTCTTCATAGGATCCCTGTGTTAGACGACCAGTAACCTAAGGGGCACAATGAAGACTGAAATCTCAACAGCTGCTGCTTTCATCACCAAGCTCCTCAAACAAAGCGGGCTTATTGAGGAGAGTCGATTGCAACAGTTCTGCCAGTCCTTGCAAGAGTCCATGAAAGGTAAGAATCTACTGCAAAACATCTGCTTATTTAATCTTTCACGTATCTGCTCTGTAAGTAGTAGTTAGAACCCCGTACAGGTGGCAACAACTGGAAATCCTTTGTTTATTTATGATGATACATAAAATAGTTTTGTTGACTTTAGACTGAAACTCGTTTTAATGTAATTCTAGATCATCAGATCCCTGGATGCGGTTTGGTGGCTCATTAAAAGCACATAAATTAGTTCTTCTGTATAAACCTATATTGACCTAGTTTCTATACGGATCCTTTATTGTCTCTTTGTCGTCGAACTTCTGCAGTGTTTGAGTTATGTGAACTGCCAGTTGATCTCTATTGATTGAGATAGTGTAGATGGATATGGATTAATGAATTACAGCAAACAAAACATTCCAATTTCCAAACAACCAAAATAATTGATCAAAACTGCCATGGGCCTACAGCAATATGTAATCCTTGGGATGATGCAAATGGCTTATTTTTTAGCTAATCTTAATGATGTGATTTGATACTCTTCAATACATTTTAGAATTAGAGCAAGGATTGAATAGTAATATTGTAATGAATAGTTGCTAATgttgtttttcttcctttctccCACCCCCTTTCAACTCCAACCCCCTCAcattctcctcctccacctccccaCTCCCACTTCTCCTCTTTGTCTTCAACAGATCATTATAAACAACACTGGTTTCCTCAGATTCCATGTAAAGGATCAGGGTATCGTTGTTTAAGAATCAACCACAAAATGGACCCCTTGATAGGTCGTGCAGCTGGACATATTGGCCTCAGCCACCAGAGACTGTTCCATCTTCTTCCTAGTGAGCTGACACTGTGGGTTGACCCATTTGAAGTTTCCTATCGTATTGGAGAAGATGGCTCTATCTGTGTATTGTATGATGGATCACCAGCGGTGGGCAAACCTTTGGAAACCCACTCTAGCTGTAAAGATGCACTTCGGATGGGACGACACAGTCCCTCTAAAAATTACAGCATGATGACTGTTTCTAGTTAAATATACAGTTAAAATGAACACTTTAATCGTACAATGATGTATGTTTCCCTTTTTAACTCTCCACTTAGTTAAAATTGAACTGCCCCATCCTGAGCACATAGACCTTAAATTCTAGTACTGCCGGGCCTCACCTTTCTGTGTGTTAAAGGTGAGCGTAGAAATGTAATTTTGTGTAAAAGGCTCTTATTAGCATTTTTCCTCCCCCGTGTGAAATTGTACATTGTAAATGAAATATTGAGTCAAGAGAGAATTTATATTTTGGGATTACCCTTGActctttttaataaaaaaaattgttttattatTGTTTCTTTCATTTTCTCCAGGACAAGTGCCATATTACTTCTGCATTAAAGATAATGCTTCTGCAACTGCAGAGGGTGTGTGAATACAGACCCAAGCACATCTCCTTTCACATCTTTTGGGAAATGTGCTTTTGCAACACCTGGCGAATAGTGAAaattcagttgtttttttttgcctgagATATTAACAATCtcacaatctgcagcatttttctgcatcttctggcctATTTTACCTAAGGCTTTATGCCCAAATGGCATTACAGGATccagaaaaaaaagagtatagcTTCATGCCAATGAGCTTGGAGACTATGACCACACTGTCCTGGCATGATACTTAGAGGTCTTTGCATTTTAGA
Above is a window of Eleutherodactylus coqui strain aEleCoq1 chromosome 3, aEleCoq1.hap1, whole genome shotgun sequence DNA encoding:
- the LOC136621149 gene encoding protein BTG1-like, with amino-acid sequence MKTEISTAAAFITKLLKQSGLIEESRLQQFCQSLQESMKDHYKQHWFPQIPCKGSGYRCLRINHKMDPLIGRAAGHIGLSHQRLFHLLPSELTLWVDPFEVSYRIGEDGSICVLYDGSPAVGKPLETHSSCKDALRMGRHSPSKNYSMMTVSS